The Daucus carota subsp. sativus chromosome 9, DH1 v3.0, whole genome shotgun sequence genome window below encodes:
- the LOC108200773 gene encoding zinc finger protein ZOP1 has product MTEYWVSQGNKWCDFCKIFISSNPISIRNHELGQRHKDAVAKKITTMRQDKAAKDKEVKEAARSLEQIEAKAQRSYQKDISTFKEARNSNAQALVSQEDGQGAFKGSTISADWEFDSATGYYYDQLNGCHYDPNSGFYYTDAIGKWVTTQEEALSAPRSSSSSVNQKSMFKKPLLSSDSKPDVKNRTSSPASVNPARSAKGAPSSLMVHKRKRQDKPKAISAEEVAALKAREAARKRVEDREKSLLGLYKH; this is encoded by the exons TATTGGGTCAGCCAGGGTAACAAATGGTGTGATTTCTGCAAAATCTTCATATCCAGCAACCCTATCAGCATTAGAAATCATGAGCTCGGCCAACGTCACAAAGATGCTGTTGCAAAAAAGATTACCACCATGAGACAAGATAAAGCTGCTAAGGACAAAGAAGTGAAGGAAGCTGCTCGTTCCCTCGAACAGATTGAAGCG AAAGCTCAACGGAGCTATCAGAAAGACATATCAACTTTCAAAGAGGCCAGAAATTCGAATGCACAAGCATTAGTCTCTCAAGAGGATGGTCAAGGGGCCTTTAAGGGATCCACGATTTCTGCAG ATTGGGAGTTTGACAGCGCTACAGGCTATTACTATGATCAACTGAATGGTTGTCACTACGATCCAAATTCTGGCTTCTATTACACTGATGCTATAG GCAAGTGGGTTACAACACAGGAAGAGGCACTTTCAGCACCTCGAAGTTCTTCTAGTTCTGTCAATCAGAAATCCATGTTTAAAAAACCATTATTATCTTCTGACAGTAAACCTGATGTTAAAAATAGAACCAGTTCCCCAGCATCTGTGAACCCTGCCAGATCTGCAAAAGGCGCCCCTTCATCTCTCATGGTTCACAAGAGGAAAAGGCAAGATAAGCCAAAAGCTATATCTGCAGAGGAAGTTGCCGCGCTCAAGGCAAGAGAGGCTGCAAGAAAGAGAGTTGAAGATAGAGAAAAGTCATTACTTGGTCTGTATAAGCACTGA
- the LOC108200930 gene encoding uncharacterized protein LOC108200930, whose translation MQVTQPSSPRTDQEFNFTSTSTSPYVTAPSSPQRFGTYIFTTAPTTPSRAAPHGTTPSTIPFNWEEKPGTPKSVSSHYDTDVDEDFAFDFSGYLEPPSLLPADELFSGGKIKPLKLKLPPRLNNLETNLINLESPKSPRAKIKEALTLTLSFSPRKKSSDDFDPFAAAMEETRRPEKVPAANWYKKWKLKNLLLFRSASEGHKEKYELLKKSGKNRDSKNWSFRSVDNDGGGSVGSRKMSAHEWHYTVNRSVAEEMRKKTYLPYKQGFFGCLGFRVSGVHEISNRGIVSAMGRE comes from the coding sequence ATGCAAGTAACACAACCTTCATCACCAAGAACCGATCAAGAATTCAACTTCACCAGCACCTCGACCTCCCCCTACGTAACCGCCCCGTCGAGCCCGCAACGCTTCGGCACCTACATCTTCACCACCGCCCCCACAACCCCTTCACGCGCCGCCCCTCATGGCACAACTCCTTCAACTATCCCTTTCAACTGGGAAGAAAAACCCGGAACTCCCAAGTCCGTAAGCTCGCATTACGATACCGATGTCGATGAAGATTTCGCCTTCGACTTCAGCGGCTACTTGGAACCACCATCCCTCCTTCCCGCCGACGAGCTCTTCTCCGGCGGGAAGATCAAGCCGCTGAAGCTCAAGCTTCCTCCGAGATTAAATAATCTCGAAACGAATTTAATAAACCTAGAGTCGCCGAAATCGCCTAGGGCAAAAATCAAAGAagccctaaccctaaccctatcTTTCTCCCCACGTAAGAAGAGTAGTGATGATTTTGACCCGTTCGCCGCGGCTATGGAGGAGACGCGGCGGCCGGAGAAGGTCCCCGCGGCGAATTGGTACAAGAAATGGAAGCTGAAAAACTTGTTACTATTTCGAAGTGCTTCCGAGGGTCACAAAGAAAAATACGAATTGCTTAAAAAAAGTGGGAAAAATAGAGATTCTAAGAACTGGAGTTTCCGATCGGTGGACAATGACGGTGGTGGGTCGGTAGGGAGTCGGAAGATGTCGGCGCATGAGTGGCATTACACGGTGAACCGATCGGTGGCGGAGGAGATGCGGAAGAAGACTTACTTGCCATACAAGCAAGGGTTTTTCGGGTGTCTGGGATTTAGGGTTTCTGGAGTTCATGAGATTTCTAACAGGGGGATTGTTTCTGCAATGGGACGTGAATAG